The Caballeronia sp. TF1N1 DNA window GCCATGTGCGTTAGGTAATACGGGTCCACGCCGATGCAGTGACCGCCCACGAGTCCGGGCCTGAAGTTCAGGAAGTTCCATTTCGTGCCGGCGGCGAGCAGCACGGCTTCGGTGTCGATACCCATCTTGTTGAAGATGATCGACAACTCGTTGACGAGCGCGATGTTCACGTCGCGCTGTGTGTTCTCGATTGCCTTTGCCGCTTCTGCCACGCGAATGCTCGCGGCCTTGTGCGTGCCGGCGGTGATGATCTGTCTGTAGAGTTCATCCACGGCTTCGGCCACTTCGGGGGTGGACCCGGAAGTCACTTTCTTGATGTCCGGCAAGCGATGCAGCTTGTCGCCCGGGTTGATCCGCTCGGGGCTGTAGCCCGCGAAGAAATCGACATTGAAGCGCAAGCCCGACACGCGTTCGAGCTCGGGCACGCACTCCTCCTCGGTCACGCCCGGATATACGGTCGATTCATAGATCACCACGTCGCCCGGTTTGAGCGCGCCGCCTATCGTTTCGCTTGCGCGCAGCAGCATGCCGAGGTCGGGGCGCTTGTGCCGGTCGATCGGCGTCGGCACCGTGGCGATGAACACGGTGCAATCCTTGAGCGCTTCGGGATCGTCGGTGAATGCAAGCGATTGCGCCGCATGCAACTCGTCGTCGCCGACTTCCAGCGTGGCGTCGTGTCCTTCGCGCAACGAGTCGATGCGATGACGGTTCACGTCGAAGCCGACTACCGCGTGATGCTTGCTGAACTCCACCGCGAGGGGCAGGCCGACATAGCCCAGCCCGATGACGGCGATCTTCTGGTCCGTGAGCGAACGCATTGAGGTGTCTCCAGTCTCGAAGCAACGCAAGGTTGCGTTGGGTTACCGCATATCCGTTAAAGCCGGATGTCCTCTCGCTTCAGTCGGGCGCCGACTCGTAGTTATGCGCGACATAAGCGCTGCTGCCGTAGCGC harbors:
- the tviB gene encoding Vi polysaccharide biosynthesis UDP-N-acetylglucosamine C-6 dehydrogenase TviB, whose product is MRSLTDQKIAVIGLGYVGLPLAVEFSKHHAVVGFDVNRHRIDSLREGHDATLEVGDDELHAAQSLAFTDDPEALKDCTVFIATVPTPIDRHKRPDLGMLLRASETIGGALKPGDVVIYESTVYPGVTEEECVPELERVSGLRFNVDFFAGYSPERINPGDKLHRLPDIKKVTSGSTPEVAEAVDELYRQIITAGTHKAASIRVAEAAKAIENTQRDVNIALVNELSIIFNKMGIDTEAVLLAAGTKWNFLNFRPGLVGGHCIGVDPYYLTHMAQSIGYNPEIILAGRRLNDSMGTYAVSQLVKAMTRARIYIPGARVLVMGLAFKENCPDMRNSRVVDIVTELTQYGTNVDVYDPWISREDAFHEYGIQPVEEPAKGVYDAIVVAVSHRQFTEMGAAALHAYGKEQHVVYDLKYVLPADASDLRL